A single window of Ignavibacteriota bacterium DNA harbors:
- a CDS encoding VOC family protein, which translates to MISENNSDEGRVTSIGGIFFKSKNPKELRNWYMENLGIKVNDYGAVFEWRHGLDSSQKGFTQWSPFNEKTNYFEPSAKDFMINYRVANLDNLINNLKQKNVTVLDSIESYDYGRFVHIMDLEGNKIELWEPNDIAYEKLGESINCETNK; encoded by the coding sequence ATGATATCGGAAAATAATTCAGATGAAGGCAGAGTTACATCGATTGGGGGAATTTTCTTTAAATCAAAAAATCCAAAAGAATTAAGAAATTGGTACATGGAAAATTTGGGCATAAAAGTAAATGATTACGGCGCCGTATTTGAATGGAGACACGGTTTGGATTCCTCGCAAAAAGGTTTTACTCAATGGAGTCCGTTTAATGAGAAAACAAATTATTTCGAGCCATCTGCAAAAGACTTTATGATAAATTACAGAGTCGCGAACCTAGACAATCTAATTAATAATCTTAAACAAAAAAATGTAACAGTATTAGACTCAATAGAAAGTTATGATTACGGCAGGTTTGTTCATATTATGGATTTAGAAGGAAATAAAATAGAATTGTGGGAGCCTAATGATATCGCTTATGAAAAATTAGGCGAATCTATTAATTGTGAAACCAATAAGTGA
- a CDS encoding DUF1572 family protein, producing the protein MTNDFLDSAKKQFEYYKMLGEKTFSQVQDDKLFWQYNDESNSIATIVKHLWGNMLSRWTDFLTSDGEKEFRDRDAEFKNDISSREELLSKWNEGWSCFFNTINSLTANDLDKIIYIRNQGHTVAEAINRQLAHYPYHIGQIVFIGKLLCNENWTSLSIPKGNSKEYNADKFAQPKHKQHFTDEYINKNK; encoded by the coding sequence ATGACAAACGACTTTTTAGACAGTGCAAAAAAACAGTTTGAGTATTACAAAATGCTCGGAGAAAAAACATTTTCGCAAGTACAAGATGACAAATTGTTTTGGCAATACAATGACGAAAGTAACAGTATCGCGACAATCGTAAAACACCTTTGGGGAAATATGCTTTCACGTTGGACAGACTTTTTGACTTCAGACGGAGAAAAGGAATTTAGAGACAGAGATGCAGAATTTAAAAACGACATAAGTAGTAGAGAAGAACTTTTAAGCAAATGGAACGAAGGTTGGTCTTGCTTTTTCAACACAATTAATTCATTGACAGCAAATGACCTTGATAAAATTATTTACATTCGCAATCAGGGACATACCGTGGCCGAAGCCATTAATAGACAACTTGCTCATTATCCATATCATATTGGACAAATTGTTTTTATAGGAAAACTACTGTGTAATGAAAACTGGACTTCCCTTTCTATTCCGAAAGGTAACTCGAAAGAATATAACGCTGACAAGTTTGCACAGCCGAAACATAAACAACATTTTACTGACGAATATATAAACAAAAATAAATAA
- a CDS encoding RNA polymerase sigma factor: MSDQNPLTEIFSKEFNRLKSYVNKFIKEYGALEAEDIIQDVALNIFSKPDFDSRIENTLAFVYRSIKNKIIDNYRSKKNTISLDNDETYFELEDGNYDAGIELEKNEEIQFLLEAMELLSEKQKQIIIETEFEGRSFAELSEEWNVPIGTLLNRKHRAMANLQKILNI, encoded by the coding sequence TTGAGTGATCAAAATCCATTAACAGAGATATTTTCTAAAGAATTCAATAGGCTTAAGTCTTATGTGAATAAATTCATAAAAGAATACGGAGCCTTGGAAGCTGAAGATATTATTCAGGATGTAGCTCTTAATATTTTTTCAAAACCGGATTTTGATTCAAGAATTGAAAACACTTTGGCGTTTGTTTACAGATCAATTAAAAATAAAATTATTGATAATTACAGATCAAAAAAGAATACAATTTCTTTGGATAACGACGAGACTTATTTTGAATTGGAAGACGGAAATTATGATGCGGGCATTGAGTTGGAGAAAAATGAAGAAATACAATTTCTGCTTGAGGCAATGGAATTGCTGAGTGAAAAACAAAAACAAATAATAATTGAAACTGAATTTGAAGGCAGGTCATTTGCCGAATTATCTGAAGAGTGGAATGTACCAATCGGTACTTTACTTAACAGAAAACATCGCGCGATGGCAAATCTTCAGAAAATATTAAATATATAA
- a CDS encoding DUF2975 domain-containing protein, which translates to MSKTKKFIFTILHIVAWVIFIGLSIEAGGLIVNFIFSLVNPEFVGNLYQKLDLSKMYEQSKLVFFSTYFLLLSTSILKAVLFYIVIMLLIKLDLSKPFNSFVTKKILQISYYTFTIGILSQIASQLVNNFAHYGYEIDKLIPFWADSQAFILMAAVIYIIAQIFKSGVELQNENDLTI; encoded by the coding sequence ATGTCAAAAACAAAAAAATTTATATTTACAATCCTGCACATTGTTGCTTGGGTAATTTTTATAGGCTTGTCTATAGAAGCAGGAGGATTGATAGTCAATTTTATTTTTAGTTTGGTCAATCCTGAATTTGTCGGAAATCTTTATCAAAAATTGGACTTAAGCAAAATGTACGAACAAAGCAAATTGGTCTTTTTTAGTACATACTTTTTGCTGTTGTCTACTTCTATTTTAAAGGCTGTACTTTTCTACATTGTAATAATGCTGCTTATTAAATTAGATTTGTCAAAACCATTCAACAGTTTTGTTACAAAAAAAATACTGCAGATCAGTTATTATACTTTCACCATTGGAATACTTAGCCAGATTGCTTCTCAGTTAGTTAATAATTTTGCTCATTACGGTTATGAAATAGATAAACTAATTCCGTTTTGGGCAGACAGTCAGGCGTTCATTTTAATGGCAGCTGTAATTTATATTATAGCTCAGATTTTTAAAAGCGGTGTTGAACTACAGAATGAAAACGATTTAACAATATAA
- a CDS encoding histidine phosphatase family protein: protein MRLGLVRHFKVITNEKTFLSSSEFTRAMENYDSAPITSNGLAINSNDWEICYCSALPRAVATAEKIFTGKIIKTDLLKEVSISPFTKMNIKLPVFVWHIGARIAWYKSHNSQKEDFHQTKKRIDEFYEIIKSSGYEKILIVSHGYFLRIFYDVMKENKFQGNIDVNIKNGKLYLLEN from the coding sequence ATGAGACTTGGACTTGTACGTCATTTCAAAGTAATTACAAACGAGAAAACTTTTCTTTCTTCTTCGGAATTCACGCGGGCAATGGAAAATTATGACTCCGCTCCCATAACCTCAAATGGATTGGCAATAAATTCAAACGATTGGGAAATCTGCTACTGCAGTGCTTTGCCGAGAGCGGTTGCAACCGCTGAAAAAATATTTACCGGAAAAATTATTAAAACGGATTTGCTGAAAGAAGTTTCGATTTCTCCTTTTACAAAAATGAATATTAAACTTCCGGTATTTGTTTGGCACATTGGAGCAAGGATTGCATGGTATAAATCGCACAATTCGCAAAAGGAAGATTTTCATCAAACAAAAAAAAGAATTGACGAATTTTATGAAATAATCAAAAGTTCCGGTTATGAAAAAATCCTAATTGTTTCGCACGGATATTTTCTAAGGATCTTTTATGATGTAATGAAAGAAAATAAATTCCAAGGCAATATTGACGTAAATATTAAAAATGGAAAATTATATCTGCTTGAAAATTAA
- a CDS encoding family 43 glycosylhydrolase, which yields MKKIILFCLFCSLHILAQQRSQKTFCNPMDIGYRYNFEQISQRISYRSAADPVIVTYKGKYYLFATISGGWWKSDDMSVWEYIKPNMWPMEDICAPAALVAKDTLFLYQSTFDQRPIFYTTEPETGNLKFYNRYMPWRPKEIGSWDPAIFYDEDLDRWFMYWNSSNVYPIYGCELDHSRQLAYKDEKVFDFIYLHPWQHGWERFGFNHSDEIDPFIEGAWMTKHNGIYYLQYAAPGTEYNVYANGTYIGKDPLGPFEYAPYNPISYKPGGFMMGAGHGNTFQDLYGNYWNTGTPWVAVNWNFERRMSMFPAFFDNDDQFFANSRFGDFPHYLPTKKLSSKDELFTGWMLLSYKKPTTCSSVRDTFNSSKVTDENVRSFWVADKNKAGEWLIIDLQKECNVKAIQINYSDYKSNIFFNDSTVYTQFKFYASKDKVNWECVVDLSQDKQDRPNGYFELETPVDAEYIKFENVYAPTPNLAISDIRIFGNSNDPLPETPQNFSAERQCDQRNADITWNKVEGAVGYNILWGIGKDKLYQTYQVFNDSKTELEIRALNEGQDYYFAIETFNENGVSKVSEVVYCK from the coding sequence ATGAAAAAAATAATATTGTTTTGCCTTTTTTGTTCTTTGCATATTTTAGCGCAGCAAAGATCACAAAAAACATTCTGCAATCCGATGGATATAGGTTATAGATATAACTTTGAACAAATTAGTCAAAGAATATCTTACCGATCCGCCGCTGATCCTGTGATTGTAACTTACAAAGGTAAATATTATTTATTCGCCACAATTTCCGGAGGTTGGTGGAAATCCGATGATATGAGTGTTTGGGAATATATAAAACCGAATATGTGGCCAATGGAAGATATTTGCGCTCCCGCCGCATTGGTCGCCAAAGACACTTTATTTCTTTACCAATCAACTTTTGATCAAAGACCAATATTTTATACAACGGAACCCGAAACGGGAAACTTAAAATTTTATAACAGATATATGCCTTGGCGGCCGAAAGAAATCGGTTCATGGGATCCTGCTATTTTTTACGATGAAGATTTGGACAGATGGTTTATGTATTGGAATTCATCAAATGTCTATCCAATATATGGTTGTGAATTGGACCACAGCAGACAATTGGCTTATAAAGATGAAAAAGTTTTTGACTTTATTTATCTGCATCCTTGGCAGCACGGCTGGGAAAGATTTGGATTTAATCACAGTGATGAAATTGACCCGTTTATTGAAGGCGCTTGGATGACAAAACATAACGGAATTTATTATTTGCAGTATGCCGCTCCGGGAACCGAATATAATGTTTACGCAAACGGAACTTATATCGGAAAAGATCCGCTTGGTCCTTTTGAATACGCGCCTTATAATCCCATATCTTATAAACCCGGTGGTTTTATGATGGGCGCCGGACATGGAAATACTTTTCAAGATCTTTACGGAAATTATTGGAATACCGGAACGCCGTGGGTTGCCGTTAATTGGAATTTTGAAAGAAGAATGTCAATGTTCCCGGCGTTTTTTGATAATGACGATCAATTTTTTGCTAATTCACGATTCGGAGATTTTCCTCATTATCTGCCCACGAAAAAACTATCTAGTAAAGATGAGTTGTTTACAGGCTGGATGCTGTTATCATATAAAAAACCTACGACTTGCTCTTCAGTCAGAGACACATTTAATTCTTCCAAAGTTACAGATGAAAACGTTAGATCGTTTTGGGTAGCCGATAAAAATAAAGCCGGCGAATGGCTTATTATTGATCTTCAAAAAGAGTGTAATGTTAAGGCAATTCAAATAAATTATTCGGATTATAAATCCAACATCTTTTTCAATGACTCAACGGTTTATACACAATTTAAGTTTTACGCCTCAAAAGATAAAGTTAATTGGGAATGCGTGGTTGATTTATCGCAAGATAAGCAAGACAGACCGAACGGATATTTCGAATTGGAAACTCCGGTTGACGCCGAATATATAAAATTTGAAAATGTTTACGCGCCGACGCCCAATTTGGCAATAAGTGATATTAGAATTTTCGGAAACAGTAATGATCCGCTTCCGGAAACACCGCAAAATTTTAGCGCGGAAAGACAATGCGATCAAAGGAACGCGGATATAACTTGGAATAAAGTGGAAGGCGCGGTAGGCTACAATATTTTATGGGGAATTGGGAAAGATAAGCTTTACCAAACATATCAAGTATTTAATGATAGTAAAACGGAATTGGAAATTAGAGCCTTGAATGAAGGACAGGATTACTACTTTGCAATTGAAACATTTAACGAAAACGGTGTTTCTAAAGTAAGTGAAGTTGTTTATTGCAAATAA
- the bla gene encoding BlaB/IND/MUS family subclass B1 metallo-beta-lactamase: protein MKTIIFTLTFIFALTKTFGQTEYQKLKISHLTGDFYIYTTYNTYEGNQIPANGMYIVTYDGVVLFDTPWDTTQFQPLLDSIKAKHNKPVTICIATHWHSDRTEGLEYYKQLGIKTYTTKFTDELSKKNNKKRAKYLIENDTTFRVGQYDFETYYPGQGHTADNIVIWFAKEKILYGGCLIKGAEAENLGYLGDGNVIEYETTLKNVQNKFPDPKYIIVSHHDWNNINSLKHSIELARKLKKN from the coding sequence ATGAAAACAATTATATTTACATTAACTTTCATTTTTGCGCTGACCAAAACTTTTGGACAGACAGAATATCAAAAACTTAAAATTTCACATTTAACGGGTGACTTTTATATTTATACAACATACAATACTTATGAAGGAAATCAAATTCCGGCAAATGGAATGTATATTGTAACTTATGATGGTGTAGTTTTGTTTGACACTCCTTGGGACACGACACAATTTCAGCCTTTATTAGACAGTATTAAAGCGAAGCATAATAAACCGGTGACAATTTGTATTGCAACGCATTGGCACAGCGACAGAACAGAAGGACTTGAATATTATAAACAGCTTGGAATTAAAACTTACACGACTAAATTTACAGATGAATTAAGCAAAAAGAATAACAAGAAAAGAGCCAAATACTTAATTGAAAACGATACTACTTTTCGGGTTGGACAATATGATTTTGAAACTTATTATCCCGGACAAGGACATACAGCGGATAATATTGTTATTTGGTTTGCTAAAGAAAAAATTCTATATGGCGGCTGTTTAATAAAAGGCGCAGAGGCTGAAAATTTGGGATATTTGGGAGATGGTAATGTTATTGAATACGAAACTACTCTTAAAAATGTGCAAAATAAATTTCCTGACCCTAAATATATAATCGTTTCACATCACGACTGGAATAACATCAACTCGTTGAAACATTCAATAGAATTGGCAAGAAAACTCAAAAAAAACTAG
- a CDS encoding helix-turn-helix transcriptional regulator, protein MAIIVNLDVMMAKRKMSLNELSEKVELTLSNLSILKTGKAKAIRFSTLEAICKALNCQPADILEFVEEPER, encoded by the coding sequence ATGGCAATAATAGTAAACTTAGACGTAATGATGGCTAAGCGAAAAATGTCGCTTAATGAGCTTTCGGAAAAAGTGGAATTAACACTTTCCAATTTATCAATCTTAAAAACCGGAAAAGCGAAAGCAATAAGGTTCAGCACTTTAGAAGCTATTTGCAAAGCACTTAATTGTCAGCCGGCAGATATTTTAGAATTTGTTGAGGAACCCGAAAGATAA
- a CDS encoding SRPBCC domain-containing protein, whose product MSQDLFTKNEIEINAAVSKVWDILVNPEKTQLYMFGCKTVSTWEVGSPLTWEMIYEGKKITAVKGEIIKIQPEKYLAYTTIDPNSNVPDNPDNYLIVTYNLSELNGITNLEITQGDYSKVADGKKRYEETIEAGGWNSILIQIKNLAESL is encoded by the coding sequence ATGAGTCAAGACTTATTTACTAAAAATGAAATTGAAATAAACGCCGCGGTTTCAAAAGTTTGGGATATTTTAGTAAATCCGGAAAAAACACAATTATATATGTTCGGATGTAAAACCGTTTCTACTTGGGAAGTTGGAAGTCCGCTTACTTGGGAAATGATTTATGAAGGGAAAAAAATTACCGCTGTGAAAGGTGAAATTATCAAAATACAACCGGAGAAATACTTGGCTTATACCACAATTGATCCGAATTCAAATGTACCGGATAATCCTGATAATTATTTAATTGTTACATATAATTTATCTGAATTAAATGGTATAACAAATTTGGAAATTACTCAAGGCGATTATTCTAAAGTAGCGGATGGTAAAAAAAGATATGAAGAAACAATTGAAGCCGGTGGCTGGAATTCTATTTTAATTCAGATTAAAAATTTGGCTGAATCATTGTAA
- the alaS gene encoding alanine--tRNA ligase, giving the protein MTSREIRDQFLEFFKSKQHTIVPSAPVVPYDDPTLLFTNAGMNQFKDVFLGKGKRDYNRAADTQKCIRVSGKHNDLEEVGHDTYHHTFFEMLGNWSFGDYYKKEAIVWAWELLTEVWKLPKDRLWATVFETDDEAFELWKTKTDINPKHVLKFGAKDNFWEMGDTGPCGPCSEIHINLSDDFDNPKYVNAGVPECLEIWNLVFIQNNRDENGILHELPAKHVDTGMGFERVCAVLQNKKSNYDTDVFQPMIQEISKISNVPYDTEEHQIPMRVIADHIRTLTFAIGDGAVPGNDGRSYVLRRILRRAARYGRKLNLNEPFMYKLVDVLVKTMSGVFPEIKTNQSNIEKIIKAEEESFNATLDRGITLFEEISQNIILKKEKVIPGEDVFKLYDTFGFPVDLTNVMAQEKGLRIDEDKFNVLMNEQKERARKSTKEKLGSVNIVEKLSNFESIKPSDFIGYETLESKSNIIEITDDFLILDKTPFYAESGGQIGDTGIIELQNREIKILNTIKNNNIFAHEYDGTVSDNFSGEVIAKVDKNRRWEIMRNHSATHFLHAALRQILGTHVKQAGSYVGPDRLRFDFAHFQKVTPQELQEIESLVNYKLHENIELHHHRNIPFEEAKKMGALMFFGDKYGDKVNVVQYGDFSLEFCGGTHVKNSSQIGLFKIISESSIASGVRRIEAVTGLGVEKYIQNQILELKNADEKIAQLNDEKKKIEKELSEFKLKEKLGGIDSIIKNPTEAKGIKIFKGKVDANNMDELKSMGDELREKMKSGVGVLISEIDEKVGIVCVVSDDLIKDKKILAGKIVGDIAKIVGGGGGGRPHLATAGGKDVSKIAEALNKVEEFI; this is encoded by the coding sequence ATGACATCACGCGAAATCAGAGATCAATTTTTAGAATTCTTTAAATCGAAACAGCATACTATTGTGCCAAGCGCGCCTGTGGTTCCATATGATGATCCCACTTTACTTTTTACCAATGCTGGAATGAATCAATTTAAAGACGTTTTTTTGGGAAAAGGAAAAAGAGATTACAACCGCGCGGCCGATACACAAAAATGTATACGCGTAAGCGGAAAGCATAATGATTTGGAAGAAGTTGGTCACGATACTTATCATCACACTTTTTTTGAAATGCTGGGAAATTGGAGTTTTGGCGATTATTATAAAAAAGAAGCGATTGTTTGGGCTTGGGAATTATTAACCGAAGTTTGGAAACTTCCAAAAGATAGATTATGGGCTACAGTTTTCGAGACCGACGATGAAGCTTTTGAACTTTGGAAAACAAAAACCGATATAAATCCGAAACATGTTTTAAAGTTTGGCGCAAAAGATAATTTTTGGGAAATGGGCGATACAGGTCCCTGTGGTCCTTGTTCGGAAATTCATATAAATCTTTCTGATGATTTTGATAATCCGAAATATGTAAATGCCGGGGTTCCGGAATGTTTGGAAATTTGGAATTTGGTTTTCATTCAAAATAACAGAGATGAAAACGGTATTCTGCATGAACTTCCTGCAAAACACGTTGATACCGGAATGGGATTTGAAAGAGTGTGTGCAGTTCTTCAAAACAAAAAATCAAATTATGATACCGATGTATTTCAGCCGATGATTCAAGAGATTTCCAAAATTTCAAATGTACCGTATGATACCGAAGAACATCAAATTCCAATGCGTGTTATTGCTGATCATATCCGTACACTAACTTTTGCAATTGGAGATGGAGCGGTTCCCGGAAATGACGGCAGAAGTTATGTTCTGAGAAGAATTTTAAGAAGAGCCGCCCGTTACGGTAGAAAATTAAATCTAAATGAACCTTTCATGTATAAATTGGTTGATGTTTTAGTTAAAACAATGAGCGGCGTATTTCCGGAAATTAAAACAAACCAATCCAATATTGAAAAAATAATTAAAGCGGAAGAAGAAAGTTTTAATGCTACTTTGGATAGAGGAATTACTTTGTTTGAAGAAATTTCTCAAAATATAATTTTGAAAAAAGAAAAAGTTATTCCCGGCGAAGATGTTTTCAAACTTTACGATACTTTCGGCTTTCCGGTAGATTTAACAAATGTTATGGCGCAGGAAAAAGGATTGAGAATTGATGAAGATAAATTTAATGTTTTGATGAATGAGCAAAAAGAACGCGCTAGAAAATCAACAAAAGAAAAACTGGGTTCTGTGAACATCGTTGAAAAATTATCCAACTTTGAAAGTATAAAACCTTCAGATTTCATTGGATATGAAACCCTTGAATCAAAATCAAACATTATTGAAATTACAGATGATTTTCTGATTTTAGATAAAACTCCGTTTTATGCTGAATCGGGCGGTCAAATTGGAGATACGGGAATTATTGAATTGCAGAACCGAGAAATTAAAATTCTAAACACCATAAAAAATAACAATATTTTTGCTCACGAATATGATGGAACTGTTAGTGATAATTTTAGCGGAGAAGTAATTGCAAAAGTTGATAAGAACAGAAGATGGGAAATTATGCGTAATCATAGCGCAACACATTTTCTTCATGCCGCGTTACGACAAATTCTCGGCACGCACGTTAAACAAGCCGGTTCTTATGTTGGTCCGGATAGATTACGTTTTGACTTTGCTCATTTTCAAAAAGTTACTCCGCAAGAATTGCAGGAAATTGAATCGCTTGTAAATTATAAATTGCACGAAAATATTGAACTTCATCATCACAGAAACATTCCTTTTGAAGAAGCAAAAAAAATGGGAGCTTTAATGTTCTTCGGCGATAAATACGGCGACAAAGTAAATGTTGTTCAGTATGGTGATTTTTCATTAGAATTCTGCGGCGGAACTCACGTAAAAAATAGTTCCCAAATCGGATTGTTTAAAATTATCAGCGAATCGTCAATCGCCAGCGGAGTAAGAAGAATAGAAGCCGTTACCGGTTTAGGCGTTGAAAAATATATTCAAAATCAAATTCTTGAATTAAAAAATGCCGATGAAAAAATTGCTCAATTAAATGATGAAAAAAAGAAAATTGAGAAAGAACTTTCAGAATTTAAATTGAAAGAAAAATTAGGCGGAATCGATTCAATAATTAAAAATCCGACTGAAGCAAAAGGTATAAAAATATTTAAAGGAAAAGTTGACGCTAATAATATGGATGAATTAAAATCCATGGGTGATGAATTAAGAGAAAAAATGAAAAGCGGTGTTGGAGTTTTAATTTCAGAAATTGATGAAAAAGTCGGAATTGTTTGCGTTGTTTCGGATGATCTTATTAAAGATAAAAAAATACTTGCGGGAAAAATTGTCGGCGACATCGCAAAAATTGTCGGCGGAGGCGGAGGCGGAAGACCTCATTTGGCTACTGCCGGCGGTAAAGATGTTTCTAAAATTGCCGAAGCGTTAAACAAGGTTGAAGAATTTATATAA